One Formosa sp. Hel3_A1_48 genomic window, GTGCAGAATTTCTTGTTGCTCTATACAAGGAAATCATGGATAGAAAAGAAGGCTTTCACATGGACGGTCATGATGAAGATTTATTCTTTCTATCAAACGGACATATTTCTCCGGTAATTTACAGTGTACTTGCACGCAGTGGTTATTTTCCAATTGAAGAATTAAATACATTCAGACTTCTAGATTCAAGACTTCAAGGCCACCCTACAACACACGAGGGATTGCCTGGGATACGAATTGCATCGGGTTCACTGGGGCAAGGAATGTCTGTAGCAATTGGAGCTGCACAGGCCAAAAAACTAAACAATGATCCTCATTTAGTTTACACTCTTCATGGTGACGGAGAGCTTCAAGAAGGTCAAAATTGGGAAGCGATCATGTACGCCTCAGCGAAAAAAATTGATAACATTATTGCAACTGTTGACTTGAATGGAAAACAAATTGATGGAGCAACTGACGATGTTTTAAATATGGGGAGTTTAAAGGCTAAATTTGAAGCTTTTGATTGGACTGTTGTGGAAATTAAAGATGGAAATAATTTAGAAGCTATATTGAAAGGAATGGCTAATGCAAAATCGGAAACTGGTAAAGGCAAACCCGTATGTGTGCTTTTAGAAACTATGATGGGGAATGGTGTAGACTTTATGATGCACACCCACGCATGGCACGGAAAAGCTCCAAACGACGAACAACTGGCTTCTGCCCTTGAGCAAAATCCCGAAACACTAGGCGATTATTAATATTCAAAACCAACAACAATGAAAACATACTCATACACAGAAAAAAAAGATACAAGAAGTGGTTTTGGAGCTGGTCTAGCCGAGCTTGGTAGAACTAACCCAAATGTGGTTGCACTTTGTGCAGACCTGATAGGATCGCTCAAAATGGATGCTTTTAAAAATGAAAACCCTGACCGCTTTTTCCAAGTTGGAATAGCAGAAGCAAATATGATAGGTATTGCTGCAGGACTCACAATTGGAGGCAAAATTCCATTTACAGGAACATTTGCAAATTTTTCGACAGGTCGCGTTTACGATCAAATACGTCAATCAATCGCGTACTCTGGTAAAAATGTTAAAATTTGTGCTTCACACGCAGGCTTAACTTTAGGAGAAGATGGTGCAACACACCAAATTCTAGAAGATATAGGATTAATGAAAATGCTTCCAGGAATGGTGGTCATAAATCCATGTGATTACAACCAAACTAAGGCAGCAACTATAGCAATAGCCGAATACAATGGTCCAGTGTACCTAAGGTTTGGTCGCCCCTCTGTGCCAATTTTTACAGCTGAAGATCAAGTTTTTGAAATAGGAAAAGCCGTGCATTTACAAGAAGGTACAGATGTGACTATAGTCGCCACTGGACATCTTGTTTGGGAAGCACTTGAAGCTGCCAAAGAATTAAATGAAAAAGGGATTTCTGCTGATGTTCTCAACTACCACACCATCAAACCACTAGATGAGAAAGCACTTTTAGCATCTGTAGCTAAAACGGGATGCATTGTGACTGCCGAAGAACACAATCACTTGGGCGGGTTAGGTGAAAGTATTGCGCGTGTACTTGCACTCAACGCACCTACTCCTCAAGAATTTGTAGCTACCAACGACACCTTTGGTGAATCGGGAACACCTGCACAATTGATGAAAAAGTATGGTTTAGATTCATCTACAATTGTAGAAAAAGCAAAAAAAGTAATGGCAAGAAAGTAAAAAAATAGTGGCACAAAAAAACCCGCTGTTGCGGGTTTTTTTGTGTTTTATGTTTAAAGATACTAATTTAAAGTTGCTGCATCGTTTGGATCTAAATAATTTGGAATACCATTACCATTTGTATCTTCTAATGTAATTAGTTTTACAGAAAAGCTACCGTTATCGTCCTGATCAATAGCAGAAAAAATTTGATTAGAAGCTAGAGGTTCTTCTGCTAGCATTTGAGCTAGTAAACCTGCGCGAGAAGCTCCTGTTAGGGTAATATATGTGATCTCTCTGTATGTTTTATATCCATCACCGTCATCATCATTATCAGCGAAGTTACTGAATGAATCACTGTCCGTGTTATCATTAAAAATATCCCTATCCTCATCATCATCCTCCAAATAGCTTGGAATAAAATCATTGTCGTGATCCATAACTTTGTGCTGATATAATTCAAATTTAAAGATAAGACATGAATAGGAAGGAATTCCTGAGACTGCATTATTAAAGTATGCAAGACCTGAAGGCAAAAACATAAGTCCAATCCCGTAATTCTCAAAAGTTACAGTTCCATCATTGTTAGTTGCAAATGCACTAGCAGTATTAAAC contains:
- a CDS encoding transketolase, yielding MSITQLNELTTQVRRDILRMVHKVNSGHPGGSLGCAEFLVALYKEIMDRKEGFHMDGHDEDLFFLSNGHISPVIYSVLARSGYFPIEELNTFRLLDSRLQGHPTTHEGLPGIRIASGSLGQGMSVAIGAAQAKKLNNDPHLVYTLHGDGELQEGQNWEAIMYASAKKIDNIIATVDLNGKQIDGATDDVLNMGSLKAKFEAFDWTVVEIKDGNNLEAILKGMANAKSETGKGKPVCVLLETMMGNGVDFMMHTHAWHGKAPNDEQLASALEQNPETLGDY
- a CDS encoding transketolase family protein — its product is MKTYSYTEKKDTRSGFGAGLAELGRTNPNVVALCADLIGSLKMDAFKNENPDRFFQVGIAEANMIGIAAGLTIGGKIPFTGTFANFSTGRVYDQIRQSIAYSGKNVKICASHAGLTLGEDGATHQILEDIGLMKMLPGMVVINPCDYNQTKAATIAIAEYNGPVYLRFGRPSVPIFTAEDQVFEIGKAVHLQEGTDVTIVATGHLVWEALEAAKELNEKGISADVLNYHTIKPLDEKALLASVAKTGCIVTAEEHNHLGGLGESIARVLALNAPTPQEFVATNDTFGESGTPAQLMKKYGLDSSTIVEKAKKVMARK
- a CDS encoding FKBP-type peptidyl-prolyl cis-trans isomerase, yielding MRNNFLFLFIFSLFVFNCNEDENETTSIPPRDRAEQQASDLDTLQNYFNTHYYNSGELNALTTYPTLENIVISKLEEGDLQPPNTTMLSNAVVQKTTIYNDVSYEYYILNIEQGLGESPHFTDQVRVNYIGTTIDGNEFDRSVSPTDLDLVYTITGWNKVLPQFNTASAFATNNDGTVTFENYGIGLMFLPSGLAYFNNAVSGIPSYSCLIFKFELYQHKVMDHDNDFIPSYLEDDDEDRDIFNDNTDSDSFSNFADNDDDGDGYKTYREITYITLTGASRAGLLAQMLAEEPLASNQIFSAIDQDDNGSFSVKLITLEDTNGNGIPNYLDPNDAATLN